Proteins encoded together in one Astyanax mexicanus isolate ESR-SI-001 chromosome 10, AstMex3_surface, whole genome shotgun sequence window:
- the med7 gene encoding mediator of RNA polymerase II transcription subunit 7: protein MGEPQQVSALPLPPMQYIKEYTDENVRKGLAPKPPPPIRDNYTMFGNQFQCDDLIIRPLESQGIERLHPMQFDHKRELKKLNMSILVNFLDLLDILIKSPGSIKREEKLEDLKLLFVHMHHLINEYRPHQARETLRVMMEVQKRQRLETAERFQKHLERVVEMIQNCLASLPDDLPQPDAAGGAGAGRLGGAAGLGGESRLKTEPMDLEEAGVSCMAGQTDKNIPTTKKEKVWDKDAAMCSIIDEMT from the coding sequence ATGGGTGAGCCACAGCAGGTCAGCGCCCTGCCGCTGCCGCCGATGCAGTACATCAAGGAGTACACGGACGAGAACGTGCGGAAAGGCCTGGCACCAAAACCGCCGCCTCCCATCCGAGACAATTACACCATGTTCGGCAACCAGTTCCAGTGCGACGACCTGATCATCCGGCCCCTGGAGAGCCAGGGCATCGAGCGCCTGCACCCCATGCAGTTCGACCACAAGCGGGAACTGAAAAAGCTCAACATGTCCATCCTGGTGAACTTTCTGGACCTGCTGGATATTCTGATTAAGAGCCCGGGCAGCATTAAGCGGGAAGAGAAACTGGAGGACCTGAAACTGCTGTTCGTTCACATGCATCACCTCATCAACGAGTACCGGCCCCACCAGGCCCGCGAGACGCTGCGCGTGATGATGGAGGTGCAGAAGAGGCAGCGGCTGGAGACGGCCGAGCGCTTCCAGAAGCACCTGGAGCGAGTCGTGGAGATGATCCAGAACTGCCTGGCCTCGCTGCCGGACGACCTGCCGCAGCCGGACGCCGCGGGCGGGGCCGGAGCGGGTCGGCTGGGCGGGGCCGCGGGTTTGGGAGGCGAGTCCAGACTGAAAACCGAACCCATGGATTTGGAGGAGGCGGGCGTTAGCTGCATGGCAGGACAAACGGACAAAAACATTCCAACCACAAAGAAGGAGAAAGTGTGGGATAAAGACGCTGCGATGTGCAGCATTATTGATGAAATGACTTGA